One genomic segment of Ignavibacteriota bacterium includes these proteins:
- the rpsA gene encoding 30S ribosomal protein S1, translating to MSEEKEEVKKSRTVFESTKFMNADEYSNEELQTLARLYDQSFQDLKEGEIIKGKIVGITDDNVVLDVGFKSDGTIPRSDFLATEEIKIGNDVDVVIESVEDEDGNLLLSKKRADFLKVWAKIIDAHENETILSGKILKRIKGGMVVDIMGIESFLPGSQIDIRPVRDFDAFVGQTMDFKIVKINNATENVVVSHKALIEETISDQRKEILEGLDKGQILEGTVKAITDFGVFIDLGGVDGLIHITDLSWGRINHPSEIVKLDEKIKVVVTDFDMERKRISLSLKQLQPHPWEKIDENYKIGDKVAGRVVSLTDYGAFIEIEKGIEGLIHISEMSWTQHISHPSQHVSMGQNIEAVILSLDKSEKKISLGMKQLTPDPWQELLKKYPVGSKHLGTARNLTNFGVFVELEPGIDGLVHISDLSWTKKVRHPGEIVKKGEKLDVLVLSIDTEERKISLGHKQVSDNPWDNFENVYHVGKLEDVKVVRIIEKGVIAELTLGVDGFIPTSQLSPSKIKNVSLSFPVETILSAKIVEFDKENKKIVLSVIAAMKEKTDAEITDYIAKHKLEKVTIEDVKNADAGKFDSSIFPGFDEPDVHVEKSDDKKSEAKSDKESK from the coding sequence ATGTCAGAAGAAAAAGAAGAAGTTAAAAAAAGTAGAACTGTATTTGAATCAACAAAATTCATGAATGCAGATGAATATTCAAATGAAGAACTTCAAACACTTGCCAGACTTTATGATCAGTCGTTTCAAGATCTTAAAGAAGGTGAAATCATAAAAGGTAAAATTGTTGGGATTACTGACGACAATGTTGTTTTAGACGTCGGTTTCAAATCAGATGGTACAATTCCGCGCAGTGATTTTTTAGCGACCGAAGAAATTAAAATAGGCAACGATGTTGACGTTGTTATTGAAAGTGTTGAAGATGAAGACGGAAATTTGTTATTAAGTAAAAAACGTGCAGACTTCCTAAAAGTTTGGGCAAAAATTATTGATGCTCATGAAAATGAAACAATACTTTCCGGAAAAATTCTTAAAAGAATTAAGGGCGGAATGGTTGTGGATATTATGGGAATTGAATCTTTCTTGCCTGGTTCACAAATAGATATTAGACCGGTAAGAGATTTTGATGCATTTGTTGGTCAAACAATGGATTTCAAAATTGTTAAAATAAATAATGCAACAGAGAACGTTGTTGTATCACACAAAGCATTAATTGAAGAAACAATTTCTGATCAAAGAAAAGAAATTCTTGAAGGATTAGATAAAGGTCAAATTCTTGAAGGAACTGTTAAAGCTATTACTGACTTTGGAGTTTTCATAGATCTTGGCGGAGTTGATGGATTAATTCACATAACGGATTTAAGTTGGGGAAGAATTAATCATCCAAGTGAAATTGTTAAACTTGATGAAAAAATTAAAGTTGTTGTTACAGATTTTGATATGGAAAGAAAGAGAATTTCTCTTAGCTTAAAACAACTTCAACCTCATCCTTGGGAAAAAATTGATGAGAATTATAAAATTGGTGATAAAGTTGCCGGAAGAGTTGTTTCACTTACAGATTACGGCGCATTTATTGAAATTGAAAAAGGAATTGAAGGTTTAATTCACATTTCAGAAATGAGCTGGACTCAACACATCAGCCATCCTTCACAACATGTTTCAATGGGACAAAATATTGAAGCTGTAATTTTAAGTCTGGATAAATCAGAAAAGAAAATTTCTCTTGGAATGAAACAATTAACTCCGGATCCATGGCAAGAATTGTTGAAAAAATATCCTGTTGGATCTAAACATTTAGGAACAGCAAGAAACTTAACAAATTTCGGCGTGTTCGTAGAATTGGAACCTGGAATTGATGGATTAGTTCATATTTCTGATTTATCGTGGACGAAAAAAGTTCGTCATCCCGGAGAAATTGTTAAAAAAGGTGAAAAGCTTGACGTTTTAGTTTTAAGCATTGATACCGAAGAAAGAAAAATTTCTTTAGGACACAAACAAGTTTCTGATAATCCTTGGGATAATTTTGAAAATGTTTATCACGTTGGAAAACTTGAAGATGTTAAAGTTGTAAGAATTATTGAAAAAGGCGTAATCGCAGAATTAACTTTAGGCGTTGATGGATTTATTCCTACTTCACAACTTTCTCCATCAAAAATAAAAAATGTTTCTCTCTCATTTCCGGTTGAAACAATTCTAAGTGCAAAAATTGTTGAATTCGATAAAGAAAATAAAAAAATTGTACTTAGTGTAATTGCCGCAATGAAAGAAAAAACTGATGCTGAGATTACAGATTATATTGCTAAACATAAATTAGAAAAAGTTACTATTGAAGATGTTAAAAATGCAGATGCCGGAAAATTTGATTCTTCAATTTTCCCGGGATTTGATGAACCTGATGTACACGTTGAAAAATCAGATGATAAAAAAAGTGAAGCAAAATCTGATAAAGAAAGTAAATAG
- a CDS encoding (d)CMP kinase: MQKFIIIAIDGPAASGKSTVAKKLADKLGFLYVDTGAMYRAITFYAQDNNIEENENAIIDAAKKIDLVLKYSNGLTSVFIDGTDVTEKIRTPKVNSKVSDISKIKEVRTELVKLQRKFGENNNLVVEGRDTTTVVFPNADVKIYLTAESKERAKRRFIEFKEKGIEISQDEVEKSLTNRDSIDSTREVSPLTKAQDAVEIDTTNLTIDQEIEKIVEKIKNNVKEI; encoded by the coding sequence ATGCAAAAATTTATAATTATCGCAATTGATGGTCCGGCTGCAAGTGGAAAAAGTACAGTTGCAAAAAAACTTGCCGATAAGCTTGGATTCTTATATGTTGATACCGGAGCGATGTATCGTGCAATAACTTTTTATGCTCAAGATAATAATATTGAAGAAAACGAAAATGCTATTATTGATGCAGCAAAAAAAATTGATTTAGTTCTGAAATATTCTAATGGTTTGACAAGTGTATTTATTGACGGCACCGATGTAACGGAAAAAATCAGAACTCCAAAAGTAAATTCCAAAGTAAGTGATATTAGTAAAATAAAGGAAGTTAGAACTGAGCTGGTAAAGCTTCAAAGAAAATTTGGCGAAAATAATAATTTAGTAGTTGAAGGTAGAGATACAACCACAGTCGTCTTTCCGAATGCTGATGTGAAAATTTATCTTACCGCAGAATCAAAAGAAAGAGCTAAAAGAAGATTTATTGAGTTTAAAGAAAAAGGAATTGAAATTTCTCAAGATGAAGTTGAAAAAAGTTTAACCAATAGAGATTCGATTGACAGCACACGCGAAGTAAGTCCTTTAACAAAGGCTCAAGATGCAGTTGAAATTGATACAACAAATTTAACTATAGATCAAGAAATTGAAAAAATTGTTGAAAAAATTAAAAATAACGTAAAAGAAATTTAA
- a CDS encoding GlsB/YeaQ/YmgE family stress response membrane protein, with the protein MGIISWIIVGGLAGWLSTKIVTPKNKKGCFGNIILGIVGAFVGGFLVSQLGGTGVTDLNIHGILVATLGAVVILWISELISK; encoded by the coding sequence ATGGGAATTATTAGCTGGATTATTGTCGGCGGTTTAGCAGGATGGCTTTCAACAAAAATTGTAACTCCGAAAAATAAAAAAGGTTGTTTTGGAAATATTATTTTGGGAATTGTCGGTGCATTTGTCGGAGGATTTTTAGTTTCACAACTTGGTGGAACCGGAGTAACGGATTTAAATATTCACGGAATTTTAGTCGCAACTTTGGGAGCAGTAGTTATTCTTTGGATCTCTGAATTAATTAGTAAATAA